The proteins below come from a single Phocoena sinus isolate mPhoSin1 chromosome 2, mPhoSin1.pri, whole genome shotgun sequence genomic window:
- the BNC1 gene encoding zinc finger protein basonuclin-1, whose translation MRCRNMFFSFKASLCGCGAATGLTLTAIGCTLNCSCQSFKPGKINHRQCEQCRHGWVAHALSKLRIPPVYPASQVEIVQSNVVFAISSLMLYGTQAIPVRLKILLDRLFSVLKQDEVLQILHALDWTLQDYIRGYVLQDASGKVLDHWSIMTSEEEVATLQQFLRFGETKSIVELMVIQEKEEQSIIIPPSTANVDIRAFIESCSHRSGSLPPPVDKGNPGSIHPFENLINNMTFMLPFQFFNPVPPALIGSVPEPYVLEQGQDQSQDPKQEIHGPFPNSSFLTSSSTPFQVEKEQCLNCPGPVTKKEDSAHLSDSSSYNIITKLERTQLSPEGKVKSERNSLGTKKGRVFCTACEKTFYDKGTLKIHYNAVHLKIKHKCTIEGCNMVFSSLRSRNRHSANPNPRLHMPMNRNNRDKDLRNSLNLAASESYKRPGFRVTSPDCRPFPGYTGSGEDSRSQPAFPSIGQNGVLFPNLKTVQPVLPFYRSPATPAELANTPGMLPSLPLLSSSIPEQLVSNEMPFDALPKKKSRKSSMPIKIEKEAVEIVDEKRHTLSSDEDMPLQVVSEDELEACSPRSDRAPLGSLGKPGPEGERPCHLKPAIESSGALRQTPEQATYNSERETEQKSVLTVVPREGEDGGREPHLTPGVEPCVPFPDYVKLQQRLLAGGLLSALSSGGMAFPCFEDSKELEHSGQHTLARPKEENRFQCDICKKTFKNACGVKMHHKNLHAKETHTCTMEGCKATFPSRRSRDRHSSNLNLHQKVLTQEVLESGEDHFHAAYLLKDMAKEACQDVAFTQQASPTSVIFKGTSRMGSLVYPVAQVHSASLESYTSGPPSEGTILDLSTTSSMKSESSSHSSWDSDGASEEGTVLMEDSDGNCEGASLVPGEDDYPICVLMEKADQSLASLPSGLPITCHLCQKTYSNKGTFRAHYKTVHLRQLHKCKVPGCNTMFSSVRSRNRHSQNPNLHKSLASSPTHLQ comes from the exons GCCATCGGCTGTACTCTGAACTGTAGTTGCCAAAGCTTCAAACCAGGGAAAATAAACCACCGTCAGTGTGAGCAGTGCAGACATGGATGGGTGGCCCACG CTCTAAGTAAGCTAAGGATTCCCCCCGTGTATCCAGCAAGCCAGGTGGAGATTGTTCAGTCCAACGTGGTGTTTGCTATCAGCAGCCTCATGCTGTATGGGACCCAGGCCATCCCTGTTCGCCTGAAAATCCTACTGGACCGGCTCTTCAGTGTGTTGAAGCAAGATGAGGTTCTCCAGATCCTCCATGCCTTGGACTGGACCCTCCAGGATTACATCCGTGGATACGTGCTGCAG GATGCATCAGGAAAGGTGTTGGATCACTGGAGCATCATGACCAGTGAGGAAGAGGTGGCCACCTTGCAGCAGTTCCTTCGTTTTGGAGAGACCAAGTCTATCGTTGAGCTCATGGTAATtcaagagaaggaagagcagtCCATCATCATCCCGCCCTCCACGGCGAACGTAGATATCAGGGCTTTCATCGAGAGCTGCAGCCACCGGAGTGGCAGCCTCCCCCCTCCTGTAGACAAAGGAAACCCCGGCAGTATACACCCCTTTGAGAACCTCATAAACAACATGACCTTCATGCTGCCCTTTCAGTTCTTCAACCCCGTGCCTCCCGCACTGATAGGGTCAGTGCCCGAACCATATGTGCTGGAGCAGGGTCAGGACCAAAGTCAGGACCCCAAACAGGAAATCCACGGACCCTTCCCCAACAGCAGCTTCTTAACTTCCAGTTCCACCCCATTTCAGGTTGAAAAAGAGCAGTGTCTAAACTGTCCAGGTCCTGTTACTAAAAAGGAAGACAGTGCCCATTTAAGTGACTCCAGCTCATACAACATCATCACAAAGCTCGAAAGGACACAGTTGTCCCCAGAGGGCAAAGTGAAGTCTGAGAGGAACAGCCTCGGCACAAAGAAGGGCCGGGTGTTCTGTACAGCGTGTGAGAAGACCTTCTACGACAAAGGCACCCTCAAGATCCACTACAATGCCGTCCACCTGAAGATCAAGCATAAGTGCACCATCGAAGGCTGTAACATGGTGTTCAGCTCCCTGAGGAGCCGGAACCGCCACAGCGCCAACCCCAACCCCCGGCTGCACATGCCAATGAACAGAAACAACAGGGACAAAGACCTGAGGAACAGCCTGAACCTGGCTGCCTCTGAGAGCTATAAGCGCCCCGGTTTCAGGGTGACTTCTCCAGACTGTCGACCTTTCCCTGGCTACACTGGTTCAGGGGAGGATTCCCGGAGCCAGCCAGCCTTCCCAAGCATCGGCCAAAACGGAGTGCTTTTTCCCAACCTGAAGACGGTCCAGCCGGTCCTTCCTTTCTACCGCAGTCCGGCCACCCCGGCTGAGCTAGCAAACACACCTGGGATGctaccttccctccctctgctgtCCTCTTCAATCCCGGAACAACTGGTTTCCAACGAAATGCCATTCGATGCCCTGCCCAAGAAGAAATCACGCAAGTCCAGTATGCCCATCAAAATAGAGAAGGAGGCTGTGGAGATAGTGGATGAGAAGAGGCACACGCTCAGCTCAGATGAAGACATGCCCCTGCAGGTGGTCAGTGAAGACGAGCTGGAGGCCTGCAGCCCCCGGTCAGACAGAGCCCCATTGGGAAGCTTAGGGAAGCCTGGTCCTGAAGGAGAGAGGCCCTGCCATCTCAAACCGGCGATCGAGTCCAGCGGAGCCCTCCGCCAAACCCCCGAGCAGGCCACATACAACTCGGAGAGGGAGACTGAGCAGAAGTCAGTGCTGACCGTGGTGCCACGGGAAGGGGAGGATGGTGGCCGTGAACCTCACCTCACCCCCGGGGTGGAGCCCTGTGTCCCTTTTCCTGACTACGTCAAACTGCAGCAGCGCCTGCTGGCTGGGGGCCTCCTCAGTGCTTTGTCCAGCGGGGGGATGGCTTTTCCTTGTTTTGAAGATTCCAAAGAGCTGGAGCACTCAGGTCAGCACACATTAGCGAGGCCGAAGGAGGAAAATCGCTTCCAGTGTGACATCTGCAAGAAGACTTTTAAAAACGCTTGCGGTGTGAAGATGCATCACAAGAACCTGCATGCCAAAGAAACGCACACGTGCACGATGGAGGGCTGTAAGGCCACGTTCCCCTCCCGCAGGAGCAGAGACAG ACACAGTTCAAACCTAAACCTCCACCAAAAAGTGTTGACTCAAGAAGTGTTGGAGAGCGGTGAAGACCATTTCCATGCAGCTTACTTGTTGAAAGATATGGCTAAGGAGGCCTGTCAGGATGTGGCTTTCACACAGCAAGCCTCCCCGACATCTGTCATCTTCAAGGGAACGAGTCGGATGGGCAGCCTGGTTTACCCAGTAGCCCAAGTCCACAGCGCCAGCCTGGAGAGCTACACCTCCGGTCCACCAAGCGAGGGCACCATCCTGGATTTGAGTACTACCTCGAGCATGAAATCGGAGAGTAGCAGCCATTCCTCCTGGGACTCAGACGGGGCAAGCGAGGAAGGCACCGTGCTCATGGAGGACAGCGATGGCAACTGTGAAGGGGCGAGCCTGGTCCCCGGGGAGGATGACTATCCCATCTGCGTCCTGATGGAGAAGGCCGACCAGAGCCTTGCCAGCCTGCCGTCTGGGCTGCCCATAACATGTCACCTCTGCCAAAAGACGTACAGTAATAAAGGGACCTTCAGGGCTCACTACAAAACTGTGCACCTCCGCCAGCTCCACAAGTGCAAAGTCCCGGGCTGCAACACCATGTTCTCGTCTGTTCGAAGTCGAAACAGACACAGCCAGAATCCCAACCTGCACAAAAGCCTAGCCTCCTCTCCAACTCACCTCCAGTAA